In the Wyeomyia smithii strain HCP4-BCI-WySm-NY-G18 chromosome 2, ASM2978416v1, whole genome shotgun sequence genome, one interval contains:
- the LOC129724680 gene encoding protein SERAC1 isoform X1, whose product MHSEYKKYSKFCAGGGLVSILGWVGYEAYRMHSALSHLVDTRVLEIDRKRPDYIYIKHHIYRQSLLEQLEQERQNSKLVNVVVHPFGKWWRTLKHSVAWRLLRIAQKGEQSERLKAIKQLALIDHLKGNLVQDWDFQHLAQLCDAQTAISLARSNCDSRWFLPPRQYGVEKEIHDVLGDIKRLIEMLIPDRCAAYVLEHTFAAHHIKEPVGDDGIDYRLSLSRFEHELLKQALSALVHLTIAKENCRKIIEAGGLLALIEAEKLFKDNIDVKLILSRIVANLSVCGDRAYDFFASGWISILSRWQKDIDMRMQVTTDLTLSNLDRDDPNCFSYESNVYPLYPKGRRKRKPDVDVVFIHGLLGGVFVTWRQKDLKPQAASLLGKKHSSVNLVSSAVTQGNGSVSSPSPTVGASRRVTRLFHWSAKKSSFDEEGDHRQQQLLAEDRAEEGIAPYKDELLTLQPTPPKRHPSISDTATKELIQALQEDEPLSSEWSVIFPDLPLVADEKYTSPRVRNTEGRYSVSGEKWLQEPLGDESVGRSFCWPMEWLPKDFPNIRVIGLNYDSSLSQWSASGCPCEKYDGKLEKRAMEFLKKLAHSNIGQDRPVVWVGHSMGGLLIKSIIVQAASSGDPAVRQIAHNSRAIMFLGTPHRGSAVAKLKQHTSALVWPSVEVRELEENSKQLLHLNKTFLKTICSFRRKPEIVSVCEGRPTVLTSFKLAFHIVPEQSARIDEGDFYLTGDDHLNLSKPVCRQSFLYQRLIGTIWCAMQSAKECGRETDDEEKLSGGKGHDNGKKGNSVFNDVYRRLKQMDKINVFL is encoded by the exons ATGCACAGTGAGTACAAAAAGTACAGCAAATTCTGCGCGGGTGGCGGTTTGGTGTCGAT CCTTGGCTGGGTGGGATATGAGGCCTACCGGATGCATTCGGCGTTGAGCCATTTAGTCGACACTCGAGTGCTGGAAATTGACCGGAAGCGACCGGATTATATTTACATCAAACATCACATCTATAGGCAGTCCCTGCTGGAACAGCTAGAACAGGAACGGCAGAACAGCAAGCTGGTGAATGTTGTTGTACATCCCTTCGGCAAGTGGTGGAGGACCCTGAAGCACTCCGTGGCCTGGCGCCTGCTACGAATCGCTCAAAAGGGCGAGCAAAGCGAGCGCCTGAAGGCTATCAAGCAGCTGGCTTTGATTGATCATTTGAAAG GCAACTTAGTACAAG ATTGGGACTTCCAGCACTTGGCCCAGCTTTGCGATGCCCAGACGGCGATCTCTCTAGCGCGTTCGAACTGTGATTCACGGTGGTTTCTACCACCACGGCAGTACGGTGTGGAAAAAGAAATCCACGATGTGCTGGGCGACATCAAGCGTCTTATCGAAATGCTGATTCCGGATCGTTGCGCGGCGTATGTGCTGGAACACACATTTGCTGCCCACCATATCAAGGAACCGGTGGGTGATGACGGAATCGACTATCGGCTCAGTCTTTCCCGCTTTGAGCATGAACTGCTAAAGCAAGCTCTGAGTGCTCTGGTTCATCTGACCATTGCGAAGGAAAACTGTCGGAAGATCATCGAGGCGGGTGGATTGCTGGCGCTTATTGAAGCGGAAAAATTGTTCAAAGACAACATCGATGTCAAGCTGATTCTGTCCAGAATCGTGGCCAACCTATCCGTGTGCGGAGATCGAGCGTACGACTTTTTCGCCAGTGGCTGGATTAGCATATTGTCCCGCTGGCAGAAGGACATCGACATGCGGATGCAGGTGACAACCGATCTGACACTGTCGAACCTCGATCGGGACGATCCCAACTGCTTCAGCTATGAGTCGAATGTGTATCCACTTTATCCGAAGGGTCGCAGGAAACGGAAACCGGATGTCGATGTTGTGTTCATTCATGGTCTCTTAG GTGGAGTATTTGTCACATGGCGTCAGAAAGATCTGAAGCCCCAGGCAGCCAGTCTACTAGGTAAGAAACATTCATCAGTAAATCTAGTGTCCTCCGCTGTCACGCAAGGCAACGGATCAGTTAGCAGCCCATCGCCGACTGTGGGGGCATCCCGCCGGGTCACCAGATTGTTCCACTGGTCTGCGAAAAAATCATCCTTCGATGAGGAAGGTGACCATAGGCAGCAGCAGTTGTTAGCAGAGGATCGCGCAGAAG AGGGAATAGCACCGTACAAGGACGAACTGCTAACGCTGCAACCAACGCCACCAAAGCGGCACCCGTCGATAAGCGATACTGCCACCAAGGAGCTCATACAAGCCCTCCAGGAGGATGAACCGCTCAGCTCGGAGTGGTCGGTTATCTTTCCCGATCTTCCACTGGTTGCGGACGAAAAATATACCAGCCCTCGCGTGCGTAATACCGAGGGCCGCTACAGTGTATCCGGGGAAAAGTGGCTGCAGGAACCGCTCGGGGACGAATCCGTGGGGCGTTCGTTCTGCTGGCCGATGGAGTGGCTGCCGAAGGATTTTCCCAACATTCGCGTCATTGGACTGAACTACGATTCGTCGCTGTCGCAGTGGTCTGCCAGTGGTTGTCCGTGCGAAAAGTACGACGGCAAGCTGGAGAAGCGTGCAATGGAGTTCCTGAAAAAGCTAGCGCATTCAAACATCGGCCAGGACCGACCGGTGGTTTGGGTTGGTCACTCGATGGGGGGCTTACTGATTAAAAGTATTATTGTACAGGCCGCCAGCAGTGGCGATCCAGCCGTTCGACAAATCGCTCATAATTCCCGTGCCATTATGTTCCTTGGAACGCCCCATCGAGGCAGCGCAGTGGCCAAGCTGAAACAGCACACATCCGCACTGGTTTGGCCATCAGTAGAAGTTCGTGAATTGGAGGAAAACTCGAAACAGTTGCTACATTTGaacaaaacctttttgaagACGATCTGCAGCTTCCGTCGAAAGCCGGAAATCGTAAGCGTCTGCGAGGGACGGCCCACGGTGCTGACCTCGTTCAAGCTGGCCTTCCACATCGTTCCGGAGCAGTCCGCCCGGATTGACGAAGGGGACTTCTACCTGACCGGTGACGATCATCTTAATCTCAGCAAACCGGTCTGCCGGCAGTCTTTCCTGTACCAGCGACTAATCGGGACTATCTGGTGTGCAATGCAGTCCGCCAAAGAGTGCGGCAGGGAAACGGACGACGAGGAGAAACTTTCCGGTGGAAAAGGACATGACAACGGTAAGAAGGGAAACTCGGTGTTCAATGATGTGTACCGGCGGTTGAAACAGATGGACAAAATCAATGTGTTTCTCTAG
- the LOC129724680 gene encoding protein SERAC1 isoform X3 — MHSEYKKYSKFCAGGGLVSILGWVGYEAYRMHSALSHLVDTRVLEIDRKRPDYIYIKHHIYRQSLLEQLEQERQNSKLVNVVVHPFGKWWRTLKHSVAWRLLRIAQKGEQSERLKAIKQLALIDHLKGNLVQDWDFQHLAQLCDAQTAISLARSNCDSRWFLPPRQYGVEKEIHDVLGDIKRLIEMLIPDRCAAYVLEHTFAAHHIKEPVGDDGIDYRLSLSRFEHELLKQALSALVHLTIAKENCRKIIEAGGLLALIEAEKLFKDNIDVKLILSRIVANLSVCGDRAYDFFASGWISILSRWQKDIDMRMQVTTDLTLSNLDRDDPNCFSYESNVYPLYPKGRRKRKPDVDVVFIHGLLGGVFVTWRQKDLKPQAASLLEGIAPYKDELLTLQPTPPKRHPSISDTATKELIQALQEDEPLSSEWSVIFPDLPLVADEKYTSPRVRNTEGRYSVSGEKWLQEPLGDESVGRSFCWPMEWLPKDFPNIRVIGLNYDSSLSQWSASGCPCEKYDGKLEKRAMEFLKKLAHSNIGQDRPVVWVGHSMGGLLIKSIIVQAASSGDPAVRQIAHNSRAIMFLGTPHRGSAVAKLKQHTSALVWPSVEVRELEENSKQLLHLNKTFLKTICSFRRKPEIVSVCEGRPTVLTSFKLAFHIVPEQSARIDEGDFYLTGDDHLNLSKPVCRQSFLYQRLIGTIWCAMQSAKECGRETDDEEKLSGGKGHDNGKKGNSVFNDVYRRLKQMDKINVFL, encoded by the exons ATGCACAGTGAGTACAAAAAGTACAGCAAATTCTGCGCGGGTGGCGGTTTGGTGTCGAT CCTTGGCTGGGTGGGATATGAGGCCTACCGGATGCATTCGGCGTTGAGCCATTTAGTCGACACTCGAGTGCTGGAAATTGACCGGAAGCGACCGGATTATATTTACATCAAACATCACATCTATAGGCAGTCCCTGCTGGAACAGCTAGAACAGGAACGGCAGAACAGCAAGCTGGTGAATGTTGTTGTACATCCCTTCGGCAAGTGGTGGAGGACCCTGAAGCACTCCGTGGCCTGGCGCCTGCTACGAATCGCTCAAAAGGGCGAGCAAAGCGAGCGCCTGAAGGCTATCAAGCAGCTGGCTTTGATTGATCATTTGAAAG GCAACTTAGTACAAG ATTGGGACTTCCAGCACTTGGCCCAGCTTTGCGATGCCCAGACGGCGATCTCTCTAGCGCGTTCGAACTGTGATTCACGGTGGTTTCTACCACCACGGCAGTACGGTGTGGAAAAAGAAATCCACGATGTGCTGGGCGACATCAAGCGTCTTATCGAAATGCTGATTCCGGATCGTTGCGCGGCGTATGTGCTGGAACACACATTTGCTGCCCACCATATCAAGGAACCGGTGGGTGATGACGGAATCGACTATCGGCTCAGTCTTTCCCGCTTTGAGCATGAACTGCTAAAGCAAGCTCTGAGTGCTCTGGTTCATCTGACCATTGCGAAGGAAAACTGTCGGAAGATCATCGAGGCGGGTGGATTGCTGGCGCTTATTGAAGCGGAAAAATTGTTCAAAGACAACATCGATGTCAAGCTGATTCTGTCCAGAATCGTGGCCAACCTATCCGTGTGCGGAGATCGAGCGTACGACTTTTTCGCCAGTGGCTGGATTAGCATATTGTCCCGCTGGCAGAAGGACATCGACATGCGGATGCAGGTGACAACCGATCTGACACTGTCGAACCTCGATCGGGACGATCCCAACTGCTTCAGCTATGAGTCGAATGTGTATCCACTTTATCCGAAGGGTCGCAGGAAACGGAAACCGGATGTCGATGTTGTGTTCATTCATGGTCTCTTAG GTGGAGTATTTGTCACATGGCGTCAGAAAGATCTGAAGCCCCAGGCAGCCAGTCTACTAG AGGGAATAGCACCGTACAAGGACGAACTGCTAACGCTGCAACCAACGCCACCAAAGCGGCACCCGTCGATAAGCGATACTGCCACCAAGGAGCTCATACAAGCCCTCCAGGAGGATGAACCGCTCAGCTCGGAGTGGTCGGTTATCTTTCCCGATCTTCCACTGGTTGCGGACGAAAAATATACCAGCCCTCGCGTGCGTAATACCGAGGGCCGCTACAGTGTATCCGGGGAAAAGTGGCTGCAGGAACCGCTCGGGGACGAATCCGTGGGGCGTTCGTTCTGCTGGCCGATGGAGTGGCTGCCGAAGGATTTTCCCAACATTCGCGTCATTGGACTGAACTACGATTCGTCGCTGTCGCAGTGGTCTGCCAGTGGTTGTCCGTGCGAAAAGTACGACGGCAAGCTGGAGAAGCGTGCAATGGAGTTCCTGAAAAAGCTAGCGCATTCAAACATCGGCCAGGACCGACCGGTGGTTTGGGTTGGTCACTCGATGGGGGGCTTACTGATTAAAAGTATTATTGTACAGGCCGCCAGCAGTGGCGATCCAGCCGTTCGACAAATCGCTCATAATTCCCGTGCCATTATGTTCCTTGGAACGCCCCATCGAGGCAGCGCAGTGGCCAAGCTGAAACAGCACACATCCGCACTGGTTTGGCCATCAGTAGAAGTTCGTGAATTGGAGGAAAACTCGAAACAGTTGCTACATTTGaacaaaacctttttgaagACGATCTGCAGCTTCCGTCGAAAGCCGGAAATCGTAAGCGTCTGCGAGGGACGGCCCACGGTGCTGACCTCGTTCAAGCTGGCCTTCCACATCGTTCCGGAGCAGTCCGCCCGGATTGACGAAGGGGACTTCTACCTGACCGGTGACGATCATCTTAATCTCAGCAAACCGGTCTGCCGGCAGTCTTTCCTGTACCAGCGACTAATCGGGACTATCTGGTGTGCAATGCAGTCCGCCAAAGAGTGCGGCAGGGAAACGGACGACGAGGAGAAACTTTCCGGTGGAAAAGGACATGACAACGGTAAGAAGGGAAACTCGGTGTTCAATGATGTGTACCGGCGGTTGAAACAGATGGACAAAATCAATGTGTTTCTCTAG
- the LOC129724680 gene encoding protein SERAC1 isoform X2 — translation MHSEYKKYSKFCAGGGLVSILGWVGYEAYRMHSALSHLVDTRVLEIDRKRPDYIYIKHHIYRQSLLEQLEQERQNSKLVNVVVHPFGKWWRTLKHSVAWRLLRIAQKGEQSERLKAIKQLALIDHLKDWDFQHLAQLCDAQTAISLARSNCDSRWFLPPRQYGVEKEIHDVLGDIKRLIEMLIPDRCAAYVLEHTFAAHHIKEPVGDDGIDYRLSLSRFEHELLKQALSALVHLTIAKENCRKIIEAGGLLALIEAEKLFKDNIDVKLILSRIVANLSVCGDRAYDFFASGWISILSRWQKDIDMRMQVTTDLTLSNLDRDDPNCFSYESNVYPLYPKGRRKRKPDVDVVFIHGLLGGVFVTWRQKDLKPQAASLLGKKHSSVNLVSSAVTQGNGSVSSPSPTVGASRRVTRLFHWSAKKSSFDEEGDHRQQQLLAEDRAEEGIAPYKDELLTLQPTPPKRHPSISDTATKELIQALQEDEPLSSEWSVIFPDLPLVADEKYTSPRVRNTEGRYSVSGEKWLQEPLGDESVGRSFCWPMEWLPKDFPNIRVIGLNYDSSLSQWSASGCPCEKYDGKLEKRAMEFLKKLAHSNIGQDRPVVWVGHSMGGLLIKSIIVQAASSGDPAVRQIAHNSRAIMFLGTPHRGSAVAKLKQHTSALVWPSVEVRELEENSKQLLHLNKTFLKTICSFRRKPEIVSVCEGRPTVLTSFKLAFHIVPEQSARIDEGDFYLTGDDHLNLSKPVCRQSFLYQRLIGTIWCAMQSAKECGRETDDEEKLSGGKGHDNGKKGNSVFNDVYRRLKQMDKINVFL, via the exons ATGCACAGTGAGTACAAAAAGTACAGCAAATTCTGCGCGGGTGGCGGTTTGGTGTCGAT CCTTGGCTGGGTGGGATATGAGGCCTACCGGATGCATTCGGCGTTGAGCCATTTAGTCGACACTCGAGTGCTGGAAATTGACCGGAAGCGACCGGATTATATTTACATCAAACATCACATCTATAGGCAGTCCCTGCTGGAACAGCTAGAACAGGAACGGCAGAACAGCAAGCTGGTGAATGTTGTTGTACATCCCTTCGGCAAGTGGTGGAGGACCCTGAAGCACTCCGTGGCCTGGCGCCTGCTACGAATCGCTCAAAAGGGCGAGCAAAGCGAGCGCCTGAAGGCTATCAAGCAGCTGGCTTTGATTGATCATTTGAAAG ATTGGGACTTCCAGCACTTGGCCCAGCTTTGCGATGCCCAGACGGCGATCTCTCTAGCGCGTTCGAACTGTGATTCACGGTGGTTTCTACCACCACGGCAGTACGGTGTGGAAAAAGAAATCCACGATGTGCTGGGCGACATCAAGCGTCTTATCGAAATGCTGATTCCGGATCGTTGCGCGGCGTATGTGCTGGAACACACATTTGCTGCCCACCATATCAAGGAACCGGTGGGTGATGACGGAATCGACTATCGGCTCAGTCTTTCCCGCTTTGAGCATGAACTGCTAAAGCAAGCTCTGAGTGCTCTGGTTCATCTGACCATTGCGAAGGAAAACTGTCGGAAGATCATCGAGGCGGGTGGATTGCTGGCGCTTATTGAAGCGGAAAAATTGTTCAAAGACAACATCGATGTCAAGCTGATTCTGTCCAGAATCGTGGCCAACCTATCCGTGTGCGGAGATCGAGCGTACGACTTTTTCGCCAGTGGCTGGATTAGCATATTGTCCCGCTGGCAGAAGGACATCGACATGCGGATGCAGGTGACAACCGATCTGACACTGTCGAACCTCGATCGGGACGATCCCAACTGCTTCAGCTATGAGTCGAATGTGTATCCACTTTATCCGAAGGGTCGCAGGAAACGGAAACCGGATGTCGATGTTGTGTTCATTCATGGTCTCTTAG GTGGAGTATTTGTCACATGGCGTCAGAAAGATCTGAAGCCCCAGGCAGCCAGTCTACTAGGTAAGAAACATTCATCAGTAAATCTAGTGTCCTCCGCTGTCACGCAAGGCAACGGATCAGTTAGCAGCCCATCGCCGACTGTGGGGGCATCCCGCCGGGTCACCAGATTGTTCCACTGGTCTGCGAAAAAATCATCCTTCGATGAGGAAGGTGACCATAGGCAGCAGCAGTTGTTAGCAGAGGATCGCGCAGAAG AGGGAATAGCACCGTACAAGGACGAACTGCTAACGCTGCAACCAACGCCACCAAAGCGGCACCCGTCGATAAGCGATACTGCCACCAAGGAGCTCATACAAGCCCTCCAGGAGGATGAACCGCTCAGCTCGGAGTGGTCGGTTATCTTTCCCGATCTTCCACTGGTTGCGGACGAAAAATATACCAGCCCTCGCGTGCGTAATACCGAGGGCCGCTACAGTGTATCCGGGGAAAAGTGGCTGCAGGAACCGCTCGGGGACGAATCCGTGGGGCGTTCGTTCTGCTGGCCGATGGAGTGGCTGCCGAAGGATTTTCCCAACATTCGCGTCATTGGACTGAACTACGATTCGTCGCTGTCGCAGTGGTCTGCCAGTGGTTGTCCGTGCGAAAAGTACGACGGCAAGCTGGAGAAGCGTGCAATGGAGTTCCTGAAAAAGCTAGCGCATTCAAACATCGGCCAGGACCGACCGGTGGTTTGGGTTGGTCACTCGATGGGGGGCTTACTGATTAAAAGTATTATTGTACAGGCCGCCAGCAGTGGCGATCCAGCCGTTCGACAAATCGCTCATAATTCCCGTGCCATTATGTTCCTTGGAACGCCCCATCGAGGCAGCGCAGTGGCCAAGCTGAAACAGCACACATCCGCACTGGTTTGGCCATCAGTAGAAGTTCGTGAATTGGAGGAAAACTCGAAACAGTTGCTACATTTGaacaaaacctttttgaagACGATCTGCAGCTTCCGTCGAAAGCCGGAAATCGTAAGCGTCTGCGAGGGACGGCCCACGGTGCTGACCTCGTTCAAGCTGGCCTTCCACATCGTTCCGGAGCAGTCCGCCCGGATTGACGAAGGGGACTTCTACCTGACCGGTGACGATCATCTTAATCTCAGCAAACCGGTCTGCCGGCAGTCTTTCCTGTACCAGCGACTAATCGGGACTATCTGGTGTGCAATGCAGTCCGCCAAAGAGTGCGGCAGGGAAACGGACGACGAGGAGAAACTTTCCGGTGGAAAAGGACATGACAACGGTAAGAAGGGAAACTCGGTGTTCAATGATGTGTACCGGCGGTTGAAACAGATGGACAAAATCAATGTGTTTCTCTAG